The following proteins come from a genomic window of Cetobacterium somerae ATCC BAA-474:
- a CDS encoding Na/Pi cotransporter family protein: protein MYLDIFFKVLGGLGLFLYGMENMSKGMQKMAGERLKKILAMLTTNRFMAIGMGVFVTALVQSSSVSTVMTIGFVNASLLTLKQALGVILGANIGTTITGWILVLKIGKYGLPMAGAAAISTMFFTSEKARTRAMAIMGLGLIFFGLELMSDGLKPLRSLPEFVSLFHAFTADTYFGVLKAAAVGALLTAVVQSSSATLGITITLAVQGLIDYPTAVALVLGENVGTTITALLASLNATANAKRAAYAHTIINIAGVLWATTIFRFYLGFLEHILDPDNNLTAAIATAHTMFNIINVCLFIPFTGYLADFLCKVVKSDSPVAKERVTHLDILMADTPSVVVEQTQKEILTMGTHIKEIFMKLDNVLSGREKIDNQVGKIEKLEDTLDLFQKEISDVNFHILNGTLDHANTEDTRENLQTCDEYETVSDYLLRIAKTMKKMQDNGIELSEYKRATLNQLHANVEDLFDDINRAYELRDRDLFIGTIKKCNFIKEEYKRARAEHLEHVSENVMPAMLSTGYMDILNNYRRIKDHLYNIVEVFAKIN from the coding sequence AGATTGAAAAAAATTCTTGCTATGCTTACAACAAACCGTTTTATGGCAATAGGAATGGGAGTATTTGTAACAGCACTAGTTCAATCTTCATCTGTAAGTACTGTAATGACAATAGGATTTGTTAATGCATCATTATTAACATTAAAGCAGGCACTAGGAGTAATACTAGGAGCTAATATAGGAACGACAATAACTGGATGGATACTAGTTTTAAAAATAGGAAAATATGGACTTCCAATGGCTGGAGCAGCAGCTATTTCAACAATGTTCTTTACTAGTGAAAAGGCTAGAACAAGAGCAATGGCAATTATGGGATTAGGACTTATATTCTTTGGATTAGAATTAATGAGTGATGGTTTAAAACCATTAAGATCATTACCAGAGTTCGTATCACTTTTCCATGCGTTTACAGCAGATACATATTTTGGAGTATTAAAGGCAGCAGCAGTAGGAGCGTTATTAACAGCAGTTGTTCAATCATCTTCAGCAACGTTAGGTATTACAATAACACTAGCTGTACAAGGATTAATTGATTATCCAACAGCAGTAGCATTAGTTCTAGGAGAAAATGTAGGAACAACAATAACAGCTTTATTAGCATCTTTAAATGCTACAGCAAATGCAAAAAGAGCAGCTTATGCACATACAATAATTAATATTGCTGGAGTTTTATGGGCAACAACAATATTTAGATTCTATTTAGGATTCTTAGAGCATATTTTAGATCCAGATAATAATTTAACAGCAGCAATTGCTACAGCTCATACAATGTTTAACATAATAAACGTATGTTTATTTATACCATTTACTGGATATTTAGCTGATTTCTTATGTAAAGTAGTAAAATCAGATTCACCAGTTGCAAAAGAGAGAGTAACTCATTTAGATATTTTAATGGCAGATACACCATCAGTAGTAGTTGAACAAACACAAAAAGAAATTTTAACTATGGGTACACATATAAAAGAAATATTTATGAAATTAGATAATGTTCTTTCAGGTAGAGAAAAGATAGATAATCAAGTTGGAAAAATAGAAAAGTTAGAAGATACTTTAGATTTATTCCAAAAAGAGATTTCAGATGTAAACTTCCACATTTTAAATGGAACATTAGATCATGCAAATACTGAAGATACTAGAGAAAATTTACAAACTTGTGATGAGTATGAAACTGTAAGTGATTACTTATTAAGAATTGCTAAGACAATGAAAAAAATGCAAGATAATGGAATTGAATTAAGTGAGTATAAAAGAGCTACTTTAAATCAATTACATGCTAATGTTGAAGATTTATTTGATGATATAAATAGAGCTTATGAGTTAAGAGATAGAGACCTATTTATAGGAACAATAAAAAAATGTAATTTTATAAAAGAAGAGTATAAAAGAGCAAGAGCAGAGCATTTAGAGCATGTTTCAGAAAATGTAATGCCGGCGATGTTAAGTACAGGATATATGGATATTTTAAATAACTATAGAAGAATAAAGGATCACTTATACAATATAGTTGAAGTTTTTGCAAAAATAAACTAA